A window from Manis javanica isolate MJ-LG chromosome 10, MJ_LKY, whole genome shotgun sequence encodes these proteins:
- the CKAP4 gene encoding cytoskeleton-associated protein 4, which yields MPSAKQRGSKGGHGAASPSEKGAHPSGGADDVAKKPPPAPQQQPPPPAAHPQQHPPQHPQNQAHGKGGHRGGKSAAAAAASSSASCSRRLGRLLNFLFYLSLVAAAAFSGWCVHHVLEEVQQVRRSHQDFSLQREELGQGLQGVEQKVQSLQATFGTFESILRSSQHKQDLTEKAVKQGESEINRISEVLQKLQNEILKDLSDGIHVVKDARERDFTSLENTVEERLTELTRSINDNIAVFTEVQKRSQQEINDVKAKVATLGDPEAYKQDFKALKGVVKEIQTSVKSKEKDIEALRSTLQAMESDVYTEVKELVSLKQEQQKFKEAADSEHLTLQALTEKILQSEESTSRLPEAIRTLEEELRQLKAETLRPEDRVFRNSDALEALQEKNQGLDSRLQTVEDGVRAAQTASARQSEDLEALLVRSEEQGQRLAALQERVAGLGSSEADQRGLASTVRSLGEAQLSLYGDVEELKRSMGELPSTVEALQKVQEQVHTLLGQDPAWAPPQDVLDRLSSLDNLRSSVSQVESDLKMLRTAVDSLVAYSVKIETNENNLESAKGLLDDLRNDLDRLFVKVEKIHEKV from the exons ATGCCCTCGGCCAAACAAAGGGGCTCCAAGGGCGGCCACGGCGCCGCGAGCCCCTCGGAGAAGGGCGCCCACCCGTCGGGCGGCGCGGATGACGTGGCGAAGAAGCCGCCGCCGGCGCCGCagcagcagccgccgccgcccgcggCGCACCCGCAGCAGCACCCGCCGCAGCATCCGCAGAACCAGGCGCACGGCAAGGGCGGCCACCGCGGCGGCAagtccgccgccgccgccgccgcctcgtcCTCGGCGTCCTGCTCGCGCAGGCTCGGCCGGCTGCTCAACTTTCTCTTCTACCTCTCCCTGGTGGCGGCGGCCGCCTTCTCGGGCTGGTGTGTCCACCACGTACTCGAGGAGGTCCAGCAGGTCCGGCGCAGCCACCAGGACTTCTCCCTGCAGAGGGAGGAGCTGGGCCAGGGCCTGCAGGGCGTCGAGCAGAAG GTACAGTCCCTGCAAGCCACGTTTGGAACTTTTGAGTCCATCTTGAGAAGCTCCCAACATAAACAGGATCTCACAGAGAAAGCTGTGAAGCAAGGGGAGAGCGAGATCAATCGCATCAGTGAAGTCCTGCAGAAGCTCCAGAATGAGATTCTCAAAGACCTCTCGGATGGGATCCACGTGGTGAAGGATGCTCGGGAGCGGGACTTCACGTCCCTTGAGAACACGGTGGAGGAAAGGCTGACGGAACTCACCAGGTCCATTAACGACAACATCGCCGTCTTCACCGAAGTCCAGAAGAGGAGCCAGCAGGAAATAAACGACGTGAAGGCGAAGGTGGCCACCCTGGGAGACCCCGAGGCCTACAAGCAGGATTTCAAAGCCTTGAAGGGAGTTGTGAAGGAAATACAAACCTCTGTGAAGTCCAAGGAGAAGGACATTGAGGCCCTGAGAAGCACCCTCCAGGCCATGGAGTCTGATGTCTACACTGAGGTCAAAGAGCTGGTGAGCCTCAAGCAGGAGCAGCAGAAGTTCAAGGAGGCGGCAGACTCCGAGCACCTCACTTTGCAGGCCCTCACGGAGAAGATCCTGCAGTCGGAGGAGTCCACCTCCCGCCTCCCTGAGGCGATCCGGACGCTGGAGGAAGAGCTACGCCAGCTGAAAGCTGAAACCCTCAGACCAGAAGACAGAGTTTTCAGAAACTCTGATGCCTTAGAGGCGCTGCAGGAGAAGAATCAGGGACTGGACTCCAGGCTGCAGACCGTGGAGGATGGAGTCCGTGCTGCGCAGACGGCCTCTGCACGGCAGAGCGAGGAcctggaggccctgctggtgcgGAGCGAGGAGCAGGGGCAGCGTCTGGCCGCCCTGCAGGAGCGGGTGGCAGGTCTGGGCTCCTCGGAGGCGGACCAGCGCGGCCTGGCCAGCACGGTGAGGAGCCTGGGGGAGGCCCAGCTGTCGCTCTATGGCGACGTGGAGGAGCTCAAGAGAAGCATGGGCGAGCTCCCCAGCACCGTGGAGGCGCTCCAGAAGGTGCAGGAGCAGGTCCACACGCTGCTCGGGCAGGACCCGGCCTGGGCGCCTCCTCAGGACGTCCTGGACAGACTGTCTTCTCTCGACAACCTCAGGTCCTCCGTCAGCCAAGTGGAGTCGGACTTGAAAATGCTCAGGACTGCCGTGGACAGTTTGGTGGCGTACTCCGTGAAAATAGAAACGAACGAGAACAACTTGGAATCGGCCAAGGGTTTGCTAGATGACCTGAGAAACGATCTGGATAGGTTGTTTGTGAAAGTTGAAAAGATTCATGAAAAAGTCTAA